Proteins from one Streptomyces sp. NBC_00289 genomic window:
- a CDS encoding NAD-dependent epimerase/dehydratase family protein — MRVLLIGANGYLGRFVADRLLADPAVQLTALGRGDDADVRFDLASGSPGALTRFLDAVHPGVVVNCAGATRGGARELTRHNTVAVATVCEALRRSGCGARLVQIGCGAEYGPSQPGSSTAEDAVPRPGGPYGVSKLAATELVLGSGLDAVVLRVFSPAGPGTPAGSPLGRLAEAMRRAMQSGDGELKLGGLGAQRDFVDVRDVARAVHAASLSAAQGVINIGSGRAVRLRDAAAVLARVAGFGGALHELDGPPGPLRASIGHPRTDSDHAAPVAYPYPDGCGNWQQADVRTARDRLGWRPRINLEESLADIWMEAACRI, encoded by the coding sequence ATGAGAGTCCTGCTGATCGGAGCCAACGGCTACCTCGGCCGCTTCGTCGCCGACCGCCTCCTCGCCGACCCCGCGGTCCAGCTCACCGCACTCGGCCGCGGCGACGACGCCGATGTCCGCTTCGACCTCGCGTCCGGCAGTCCCGGCGCCCTCACCCGCTTTCTCGACGCGGTCCACCCCGGTGTCGTCGTGAACTGCGCGGGCGCCACCCGTGGCGGCGCCCGTGAACTCACCCGCCACAACACCGTCGCCGTCGCCACCGTCTGCGAGGCCCTGCGCCGCAGTGGTTGCGGTGCCCGTCTGGTGCAGATCGGCTGTGGTGCCGAGTACGGTCCCAGCCAGCCCGGCTCCTCCACGGCCGAGGACGCCGTACCCCGCCCCGGCGGCCCGTACGGCGTCAGCAAACTCGCCGCCACCGAACTGGTCCTGGGCTCCGGCCTGGACGCCGTGGTCCTGCGCGTCTTCTCCCCCGCGGGCCCCGGCACCCCCGCCGGTTCCCCCCTCGGCCGCCTCGCCGAGGCCATGCGCCGTGCCATGCAGTCCGGCGACGGCGAACTCAAGCTCGGCGGCCTCGGCGCCCAGCGCGACTTCGTCGACGTGCGCGACGTGGCCCGCGCCGTCCACGCCGCCTCGCTGTCCGCAGCGCAGGGCGTCATCAACATCGGTTCGGGCCGTGCCGTCCGCCTCCGCGACGCCGCCGCCGTCCTCGCCCGCGTGGCCGGCTTCGGCGGTGCCCTCCACGAGCTCGACGGCCCGCCCGGTCCGCTCAGGGCGTCCATCGGCCACCCGCGCACCGACTCCGACCACGCCGCACCGGTCGCGTACCCGTACCCGGACGGCTGCGGCAACTGGCAGCAGGCCGATGTCCGCACCGCACGCGACCGGCTCGGC
- a CDS encoding DUF3492 domain-containing protein, protein MRIGLVTEGGYPYVGGDARLWCDRLVRGLEQHEFELYALSRSERQEDEGWVPLPPQVSRVRTAPLWTAENDGVTYGRRARRRFAECYGELADVLCTGGAEAASEQSAPEADRFGSALYGLAELAREEGGLVAALRSETAVRALERACRAPGALRTAREARVPELLAVAAHVERALRPLSLDWYTDDGLGSVDLCHAASGGPAALPGLLAHHFFDVPLLVTEYGVRLRTHYLAATDSSPAVRAMLAAFHGRLAAEIYGRATLVTHGNTHARRWQERCGADRAKLRTVYPGMEAAHFAEVGESAESADPDTLVWAGRVEPAKDLVSLLHAFADIRKEEPRTRLRIVGAATGSEGAAYLGHCRALAAQLFPDEAEGLHSVGDNPVSFVEIGSAEVPTPADAYASGSVTVLSSVVEGFPISLVEAMFCGRATVSTDVGAVVEVIGGTGLVVPPRNPRALAEACVSLLRDPERRERLGAAARARALELFTVEQNTAAFHGIYLEIVSHCPVRRVVLDDTGEPLPFAAPAEAHVPGHWTDPGVRVAARGGSGWPPGPPVRATGPARDAGPVPASEGAR, encoded by the coding sequence GTGCGCATTGGACTTGTTACGGAGGGTGGCTATCCGTATGTGGGCGGTGACGCCAGGCTCTGGTGCGACCGGCTCGTGCGCGGGCTCGAGCAGCACGAGTTCGAGCTCTACGCGCTCAGCCGCAGCGAGCGGCAGGAGGACGAGGGCTGGGTTCCGTTGCCGCCGCAGGTCAGCCGGGTGCGCACGGCGCCGCTGTGGACGGCGGAGAACGACGGCGTGACGTACGGACGCCGCGCACGCCGGCGGTTCGCGGAGTGCTACGGGGAGCTCGCGGACGTGCTGTGCACGGGCGGAGCCGAAGCGGCGTCGGAGCAGTCCGCCCCGGAGGCGGACCGTTTCGGCAGCGCGCTGTACGGGCTCGCCGAACTCGCCCGCGAAGAAGGCGGCCTGGTCGCGGCGCTCCGCTCGGAGACCGCCGTACGCGCCCTGGAACGCGCCTGCCGCGCGCCCGGCGCCCTGCGCACGGCTCGTGAGGCGCGCGTACCCGAACTGCTCGCCGTGGCCGCGCATGTGGAACGCGCCCTGCGCCCCCTCTCACTCGACTGGTACACGGACGACGGCCTCGGCTCGGTCGACCTGTGCCACGCCGCTTCCGGCGGCCCCGCGGCCCTGCCCGGGCTGCTCGCGCACCACTTCTTCGACGTGCCCCTGCTCGTGACCGAGTACGGCGTGCGGCTGCGGACGCACTACCTGGCCGCCACGGACTCCTCGCCCGCGGTACGGGCCATGCTCGCCGCCTTCCACGGCCGACTCGCCGCCGAGATCTACGGCCGGGCCACGCTCGTCACCCATGGCAACACCCACGCCCGCCGCTGGCAGGAACGCTGCGGCGCCGACCGGGCGAAACTGCGCACCGTCTACCCGGGCATGGAGGCCGCCCACTTCGCGGAGGTGGGCGAGTCGGCCGAGTCAGCGGACCCCGACACGCTGGTCTGGGCCGGCCGGGTGGAACCCGCCAAGGACCTGGTGTCCCTGCTGCACGCCTTCGCAGACATCCGCAAGGAGGAGCCGAGGACGCGCCTGCGGATCGTCGGCGCCGCCACCGGTTCCGAGGGCGCCGCCTACCTCGGCCACTGCCGGGCCCTGGCCGCGCAGCTCTTCCCCGACGAGGCGGAGGGCCTGCACTCCGTCGGCGACAACCCCGTCTCCTTCGTGGAGATCGGCAGCGCCGAGGTCCCGACCCCGGCCGACGCGTACGCCTCGGGTTCGGTGACCGTCCTGTCCAGCGTCGTCGAGGGCTTCCCGATCAGCTTGGTCGAGGCCATGTTCTGCGGCCGGGCCACGGTGTCCACCGACGTCGGCGCGGTGGTGGAGGTCATCGGCGGCACGGGTCTCGTCGTGCCCCCGCGCAACCCGCGGGCGCTCGCCGAGGCGTGCGTGTCGCTGCTGCGCGACCCCGAACGCCGCGAGCGCCTCGGTGCCGCCGCCCGCGCCCGAGCCCTCGAACTGTTCACCGTCGAGCAGAACACCGCGGCCTTCCACGGCATTTACCTGGAGATCGTGTCGCACTGCCCGGTCCGCCGGGTCGTCCTCGACGACACCGGAGAACCCCTTCCGTTCGCCGCCCCCGCGGAGGCCCACGTGCCGGGCCACTGGACCGATCCCGGCGTACGGGTCGCGGCCCGCGGCGGCTCCGGCTGGCCGCCGGGACCACCGGTACGGGCCACCGGACCCGCACGGGACGCCGGTCCGGTACCCGCCTCGGAGGGAGCGCGATGA
- a CDS encoding dipeptide ABC transporter ATP-binding protein, whose translation MEKAPSQSLVDVDGLTVEFGGLRAVDGLSFRLERGAALALVGESGSGKSTVASALLGLHRGTGARVGGSIEVAGTDVQRASDDALRRLRGGKAAMVFQDPLSSLDPYYAIGDQIAEVYRVHTRASRRAARARAVDVLDRVGIPDAARRSRARPHEFSGGMRQRALIAMALAGEPDLLIADEPTTALDVTVQAQILDLLHTLREETGLGLLLVTHDVGVAAESVDEVLVMRHGRAVERGTVSAVLGSPEQPYTRELLGAVPRVEAPRAVAGKPPGPQEVVLEGAGLRREFGRGKRAVTAVDDVSLTIRRGETLGIVGESGSGKTTLGRMLVGLLEPTAGEVRHEGRARPGVDPAVQMVFQDPVSSLNPRRSVGESIADPLRARGELAEARIRGRVRELLERVGLEGAHYDRYPHEFSGGQRQRVGIARALAADPRVIVCDEPVSALDVTTQAQVVALLGELQRELGLALVFVAHDLAVVRQVSDRVMVMRHGRIVEQGLADQVYDDPQDPYTKQLLAAVPALDPQVAARRRAARRELTVT comes from the coding sequence ATGGAGAAGGCCCCGTCCCAAAGCCTGGTCGACGTCGACGGTCTGACGGTCGAGTTCGGCGGCCTGCGTGCCGTGGACGGCCTCTCCTTCCGTCTGGAGCGGGGCGCCGCCCTGGCCCTGGTCGGGGAGTCGGGTTCGGGCAAGTCCACGGTCGCGTCCGCCCTGCTGGGGCTGCACCGGGGCACCGGAGCCCGGGTCGGCGGCTCGATCGAGGTCGCCGGTACCGACGTACAGCGGGCGTCCGACGACGCACTGCGGCGGCTGCGCGGCGGAAAGGCCGCGATGGTCTTCCAGGATCCGCTGTCCTCCCTCGACCCGTACTACGCGATCGGTGACCAGATCGCCGAGGTGTACCGGGTGCACACGCGCGCTTCGCGACGGGCCGCACGCGCGCGTGCCGTGGACGTGCTGGATCGGGTGGGCATCCCGGACGCGGCACGGCGGTCGCGCGCACGCCCGCACGAGTTCAGCGGCGGGATGCGCCAGCGCGCGCTGATCGCAATGGCGCTGGCCGGCGAGCCCGACCTGCTGATCGCCGACGAGCCGACGACCGCGCTCGACGTGACCGTCCAGGCCCAGATCCTCGACCTGCTGCACACGCTTCGCGAGGAGACCGGTCTGGGGCTGCTGCTCGTCACGCACGACGTCGGTGTCGCCGCGGAGAGCGTCGACGAGGTCCTGGTGATGCGGCACGGCCGGGCGGTCGAACGGGGGACGGTCTCCGCGGTCCTGGGATCGCCCGAGCAGCCGTACACGCGGGAACTGCTCGGTGCCGTCCCCCGCGTGGAGGCGCCGCGGGCCGTCGCAGGGAAGCCGCCCGGGCCGCAGGAGGTCGTGCTGGAGGGCGCCGGTCTGCGTCGCGAGTTCGGGCGCGGAAAGCGCGCGGTCACCGCCGTGGACGACGTGTCGCTGACCATCCGTCGGGGCGAGACCCTGGGGATCGTGGGCGAGAGCGGCAGCGGCAAGACGACCCTGGGGCGCATGCTGGTCGGCCTGCTGGAGCCGACCGCGGGCGAGGTCCGCCATGAGGGGCGCGCCCGGCCCGGGGTGGATCCGGCCGTCCAGATGGTCTTCCAGGACCCGGTCTCCTCCCTCAACCCGCGCCGCAGCGTGGGCGAGTCGATCGCCGACCCGCTGCGGGCGCGCGGCGAACTGGCGGAGGCGCGTATCCGGGGGCGCGTAAGGGAACTGCTGGAGCGGGTGGGGCTCGAAGGGGCGCACTACGACCGCTATCCGCACGAGTTCAGCGGTGGCCAGCGCCAGCGCGTCGGCATCGCGCGGGCGCTCGCGGCCGACCCGCGCGTGATCGTCTGCGACGAACCCGTCTCCGCGCTCGACGTCACCACCCAGGCCCAGGTCGTCGCCCTGCTGGGCGAGTTGCAGCGCGAACTCGGGCTCGCGCTGGTGTTCGTCGCGCACGACCTCGCGGTCGTACGGCAGGTCAGTGACCGGGTGATGGTGATGCGACACGGGCGCATCGTGGAACAAGGCCTTGCCGACCAGGTGTACGACGACCCCCAGGACCCGTACACCAAACAACTCCTGGCGGCCGTACCGGCGCTCGATCCGCAGGTGGCGGCCCGGCGCAGGGCCGCCCGTCGGGAGCTGACCGTGACGTGA
- a CDS encoding ABC transporter permease, whose protein sequence is MSGFGGFLLRRAIGTLVTLLAISVVVYVVFYVTPGNVAQITCGPRCSPAQVQQVTEQLHLNDPLYLRYWHFLEGLVAGRDYSTGTSVEHCPAPCLGLSYQSDQQVTRLILTKLPVSLSLVFGAMVLWLLLGVGTGVLSAWRRGRLSERLLTGITLAGVATPVFVIGLVLMIVVCGQLRLLPFPQYVALTDDPEQWAWNLLLPWLSLALIEAAAFARLTRASMLETLAEDHIRTFRAYGVGERSIVGRHALRGAFAPVIALNANNFGSAVGGAVLTETLFGLPGIGQELVHAVNVVDLPVVVGMVLVIGFFVVIANAVADVLYALADRRVVLT, encoded by the coding sequence GTGAGCGGCTTCGGCGGCTTCCTCCTGCGCCGCGCCATCGGCACACTGGTCACCCTGCTCGCCATCTCGGTGGTCGTCTACGTCGTCTTCTACGTCACCCCCGGCAACGTCGCCCAGATCACCTGCGGCCCCCGCTGCTCGCCCGCCCAGGTCCAGCAGGTGACCGAGCAACTGCACCTGAACGACCCGCTGTACCTGCGCTACTGGCACTTCCTGGAGGGCCTGGTCGCCGGCCGGGACTACTCCACCGGCACCTCCGTCGAACACTGCCCGGCGCCCTGCCTCGGCCTGTCGTACCAGAGCGACCAGCAGGTCACGCGGCTGATCCTGACGAAGCTGCCGGTCAGCCTGTCGCTCGTGTTCGGCGCGATGGTGCTGTGGCTGCTCCTCGGCGTCGGCACCGGTGTGCTCTCCGCGTGGCGGCGCGGCCGGCTCTCCGAGCGGCTGCTCACCGGCATCACGCTCGCGGGCGTCGCCACGCCGGTATTCGTGATCGGCCTGGTTCTGATGATCGTCGTCTGCGGGCAGCTGCGACTGCTGCCCTTCCCGCAGTACGTCGCCCTCACCGACGACCCCGAACAGTGGGCGTGGAACCTGCTGCTGCCCTGGCTCTCGCTCGCGCTCATCGAGGCCGCCGCGTTCGCCCGGCTGACCCGGGCGTCGATGCTGGAGACGCTGGCCGAGGACCACATCCGCACCTTCCGGGCGTACGGCGTCGGCGAGCGGTCGATCGTCGGGCGGCACGCGCTGCGCGGGGCGTTCGCACCGGTCATCGCGCTGAACGCGAACAACTTCGGCAGCGCGGTCGGCGGCGCGGTGCTCACCGAGACGCTCTTCGGGCTGCCCGGCATCGGACAGGAACTCGTCCATGCCGTCAATGTCGTCGACCTGCCCGTCGTCGTCGGCATGGTCCTGGTCATCGGGTTCTTCGTGGTCATTGCCAACGCCGTCGCGGACGTCCTGTACGCGCTGGCCGACCGACGGGTGGTGCTGACATGA
- a CDS encoding ABC transporter permease: MSEAIVASQAPGTDIVVPGASGAVLFWRRLRSQRAALVAAAVVALLVLVALAAPLLTAIEGQDPTTYHPSLVDSARGGVPVGSLGGVSGDHWLGLEPQTGRDLFARLVYGARVSLGVALAATVVQVTIGVVVGVAAALGNRWVDQLLSRFTDIIVALPLMIMSLALLAIVPSSFPRPVLVALVIGLIAWGNIAKIVRAQTLTLKGLDYVSAARLSGWGAWRIARRELLPGLAAPVITYAALLIPQNITVEAALSFLGVGVKPPTPSWGQMLTAADVWYQAAPQYLLLPAGALFLTVLALTVLGDGIRTALDPRAASRLRVGAGRKQEARADKGGAE; this comes from the coding sequence ATGAGCGAGGCAATCGTCGCCTCCCAAGCCCCCGGGACGGACATCGTCGTCCCGGGGGCCTCGGGGGCCGTCCTGTTCTGGCGGCGGCTGCGCTCGCAGCGCGCCGCGCTCGTCGCGGCCGCCGTCGTCGCGCTCCTCGTCCTGGTCGCGCTCGCCGCGCCGCTGCTCACCGCGATCGAGGGCCAGGACCCGACCACGTACCACCCGTCCCTCGTCGACTCCGCCCGCGGTGGTGTGCCCGTCGGCTCGCTCGGTGGCGTCAGCGGCGACCACTGGCTCGGCCTCGAACCGCAGACCGGCCGCGACCTGTTCGCGCGGCTCGTGTACGGCGCCCGGGTGTCCCTCGGTGTCGCGCTGGCGGCGACCGTCGTCCAGGTGACCATCGGTGTGGTCGTGGGTGTCGCGGCCGCGCTCGGGAATCGATGGGTTGATCAACTGTTGAGCAGGTTCACCGACATCATCGTGGCCCTGCCGCTGATGATCATGTCGTTGGCGCTGCTCGCGATCGTGCCGTCGAGCTTCCCGCGACCCGTGCTCGTCGCCCTCGTCATCGGCCTGATCGCCTGGGGCAACATCGCGAAGATCGTCCGTGCCCAGACGCTCACCCTCAAGGGGCTCGACTACGTCTCCGCCGCCCGGCTCAGCGGCTGGGGCGCCTGGCGCATCGCCCGCCGTGAGCTGCTGCCCGGTCTGGCCGCGCCCGTCATCACCTACGCCGCGCTTCTCATCCCGCAGAACATCACCGTCGAGGCGGCACTGTCCTTCCTCGGCGTCGGGGTGAAGCCGCCGACGCCCTCGTGGGGACAGATGCTCACCGCCGCAGACGTCTGGTACCAGGCGGCCCCGCAGTACCTCCTGCTGCCCGCGGGCGCGCTCTTCCTGACCGTCCTGGCGCTGACCGTCCTCGGCGACGGCATCCGCACGGCCCTCGACCCGCGCGCGGCCTCCCGGCTGCGCGTCGGCGCGGGCCGCAAACAGGAGGCCAGGGCGGACAAGGGAGGTGCCGAGTGA
- a CDS encoding ABC transporter substrate-binding protein has translation MRQPSVNRARVATGLLGLVLAAGAAACGPEDNDAKSSGGDSTPHKGGTLTVLNSNPQQDFDPARLYTSGGGKIPSLVFRTLTTRNRENGAPGAKVVPDLATDTGRPNKDATVWTYTLKKGLKYEDGSAITSADIKYGIERSFAAELSGGAPYLRDWLIGGADYQGPYKDKGGLDSIETPDESTIVFHLDKPEGEFPYLATQTQFAPVPKDKDTGTKYEEHPVSSGPYKVVKNENDGERLTLERNTYWSASTDAERKAYPDRIDVRSGLDSSVINQRLSASQGADATAVTTDTNLGPAELAKVTGDKELAARVGTGRFGYTNYIAFNPKVKPFDDIRVRQAISYAIDRSSVVNAAGGSSLAEAATTFLPSQKSFGYTPYDLFPAGASGNAAKARELLKEAGHANGLTITLTHSNSKDFETSPEIATAIQDALKKAGITVKLQGLEENDYSDKIHSARTEPGFFLAHWGADWPSGGPFLAPIFDGRQIVKDGANFNTGFLDDKSVNDEIDAINKLTDLDEAAKRWGALDKKIGEQALTVPLFHPVYKRLYGENIRSIVISDWDGVLDPSQVAVK, from the coding sequence ATGCGTCAACCGTCCGTGAACAGAGCCCGCGTGGCAACCGGCCTGCTGGGTTTGGTGCTGGCGGCGGGCGCCGCCGCCTGCGGCCCCGAGGACAACGATGCCAAGAGTTCCGGTGGCGACTCCACGCCCCACAAGGGCGGCACCCTCACGGTCCTGAACTCCAACCCGCAGCAGGACTTCGACCCGGCCCGGCTGTACACCTCCGGCGGCGGCAAGATCCCGTCCCTCGTCTTCCGCACCCTCACCACACGCAACCGCGAGAACGGCGCTCCCGGCGCGAAGGTCGTCCCCGACCTCGCCACCGACACCGGGCGGCCGAACAAGGACGCGACCGTGTGGACGTACACCCTGAAGAAGGGCCTCAAGTACGAGGACGGCAGCGCGATCACCTCGGCCGACATCAAGTACGGCATCGAGCGCTCCTTCGCCGCCGAACTCTCCGGCGGCGCGCCCTACCTCAGGGACTGGCTCATCGGCGGCGCCGACTACCAGGGCCCGTACAAGGACAAGGGCGGCCTCGACTCGATCGAGACGCCGGACGAGTCGACCATCGTCTTCCATCTCGACAAGCCCGAGGGCGAGTTCCCCTACCTGGCCACACAGACGCAGTTCGCGCCCGTCCCCAAGGACAAGGACACGGGCACGAAGTACGAGGAGCACCCGGTCTCGTCCGGGCCGTACAAGGTCGTCAAGAACGAGAACGACGGCGAGCGGCTCACCCTGGAGCGCAACACGTACTGGTCCGCCTCGACCGACGCCGAGCGCAAGGCGTACCCGGACAGGATCGACGTCAGGTCCGGGCTCGACTCGTCCGTGATCAACCAGCGGCTGTCCGCCTCGCAGGGCGCGGACGCCACCGCCGTCACCACGGACACCAACCTCGGCCCGGCCGAACTCGCCAAGGTGACCGGTGACAAGGAGCTCGCCGCCCGCGTGGGCACCGGCCGCTTCGGCTACACGAACTACATCGCGTTCAACCCGAAGGTGAAGCCGTTCGACGACATCAGGGTGCGGCAGGCGATCTCGTACGCCATCGACCGCTCGTCCGTGGTCAACGCGGCCGGCGGGTCCTCGCTGGCGGAGGCCGCGACCACCTTCCTGCCGAGCCAGAAGTCCTTCGGCTACACGCCGTACGACCTGTTCCCGGCGGGCGCCTCCGGCAACGCGGCGAAGGCCAGGGAACTGCTGAAGGAGGCCGGTCACGCGAACGGGCTCACGATCACCCTGACCCATTCCAACAGCAAGGACTTCGAGACCAGCCCGGAGATCGCGACCGCGATCCAGGACGCGCTGAAGAAGGCCGGCATCACCGTCAAGCTGCAGGGGCTGGAGGAGAACGACTACTCCGACAAGATCCACAGCGCGAGGACCGAACCCGGCTTCTTCCTCGCCCACTGGGGCGCCGACTGGCCGTCCGGCGGGCCCTTCCTCGCCCCGATCTTCGACGGCCGGCAGATCGTCAAGGACGGCGCGAACTTCAACACCGGCTTCCTGGACGACAAGTCGGTCAATGACGAGATTGACGCGATCAACAAGTTGACCGATCTTGACGAGGCCGCCAAGAGGTGGGGCGCACTGGACAAGAAGATCGGCGAGCAGGCACTGACCGTCCCGCTGTTCCACCCGGTCTACAAGCGCCTGTACGGCGAGAACATCCGCAGCATCGTGATCAGCGACTGGGACGGCGTCCTGGACCCCTCGCAGGTCGCGGTCAAGTAG
- a CDS encoding Ms4533A family Cys-rich leader peptide: MSSRHVSARAAIRLALIGVTPLCVADILCR, encoded by the coding sequence ATGTCGTCCCGTCACGTGTCCGCCCGCGCCGCCATCCGGTTGGCGCTCATCGGCGTGACCCCGCTCTGCGTGGCCGACATTCTCTGTCGCTGA
- a CDS encoding DUF3152 domain-containing protein, with product MGRHSRRGSARAVNKGDSPDAATNGGSQGPEGSRGPQNAPGAPRLPDGTPAHGFPRFPDGTPARGMPRLPDGTPANGFPRVRGGHPEQREAGGGWGELSAQGSAGNAGRPGVALPRQRKAGPRQDYVDAFDADDDVFGADGDVFAPRVPRARSASVATAPRGTRPGRDEDAAPTGEPASARGSRGRTFTGIAAAAVTTVLAVVVAGQVAGGRDDTEAGARSATDQARDARGSASRGDGRPTPSGSPSVATLTYAQKMATTYALGPKLKGSGKFDAVPGVDKAPGKGQKYTYRVDVEQGLGLDGALFAQAVQKTLNDDRSWAHNGARTFQRVSSGKSDFVITLASPGTTAEWCAKSGLDTTEDNVSCDSAATERVMINAYRWAQGSTTYGDRIHAYRQMLINHEVGHRLGYGHVTCDKDGELAPVMQQQTKFLDHDGIHCRANPWPYPGS from the coding sequence GTGGGACGCCACAGTCGGCGCGGGTCTGCCCGAGCCGTCAACAAGGGTGACAGCCCGGACGCTGCCACGAACGGGGGCTCGCAGGGCCCCGAGGGCTCACGAGGCCCACAGAACGCCCCGGGAGCGCCGCGACTGCCGGACGGCACGCCCGCGCACGGCTTTCCGCGGTTTCCGGACGGCACCCCCGCGCGCGGCATGCCGCGTCTCCCCGACGGAACCCCGGCCAACGGCTTCCCCCGGGTCCGGGGCGGTCACCCCGAGCAGCGTGAAGCGGGCGGTGGCTGGGGCGAGTTGAGCGCCCAGGGCAGTGCCGGAAACGCCGGACGGCCCGGGGTCGCCCTCCCGCGGCAGCGGAAGGCGGGACCGCGACAGGACTACGTCGACGCCTTCGACGCGGACGACGACGTCTTCGGCGCGGACGGCGACGTCTTCGCCCCCCGCGTCCCCCGCGCCAGGTCCGCCAGCGTCGCCACCGCCCCGCGTGGCACCCGCCCCGGCCGGGACGAGGACGCCGCGCCCACGGGCGAGCCCGCGTCGGCCAGGGGATCCAGGGGGCGCACCTTCACCGGGATCGCGGCCGCCGCGGTCACCACCGTGCTGGCCGTCGTCGTGGCCGGACAGGTGGCCGGAGGGCGCGACGACACCGAGGCGGGGGCGCGGTCGGCGACCGACCAGGCCCGCGACGCCCGGGGCTCGGCCTCCCGAGGGGACGGACGGCCGACGCCGTCGGGTTCGCCCAGCGTGGCGACACTGACGTACGCGCAGAAGATGGCCACGACGTACGCGCTGGGCCCCAAGCTCAAGGGGTCGGGGAAGTTCGACGCGGTTCCCGGAGTCGACAAGGCGCCCGGCAAGGGGCAGAAGTACACCTACCGCGTCGACGTGGAACAGGGGCTCGGGCTCGACGGGGCGCTGTTCGCGCAGGCCGTGCAGAAGACGCTCAACGACGACCGGAGCTGGGCGCACAACGGCGCCCGTACGTTCCAGCGGGTCTCCTCCGGCAAGTCCGACTTCGTGATCACGCTCGCCAGTCCCGGTACGACAGCCGAGTGGTGTGCCAAGTCCGGTCTGGACACCACCGAGGACAACGTCTCGTGCGACTCGGCCGCCACCGAGCGCGTGATGATCAACGCCTATCGGTGGGCCCAGGGATCGACGACGTACGGGGATCGCATTCACGCCTACCGGCAGATGCTGATCAACCACGAGGTCGGCCACCGGCTCGGCTACGGCCACGTCACCTGCGACAAGGACGGCGAGCTGGCGCCGGTCATGCAGCAGCAGACCAAGTTCCTCGACCACGACGGAATCCACTGCAGGGCCAACCCCTGGCCCTACCCCGGCAGTTGA
- a CDS encoding alpha/beta fold hydrolase: MSSTELPSVPATTVLPKVSPVRVAEGERLRSVGLPGVTLTVRSRPPAREGLPPALYVHGLGGSSQNWSALMQLLDGSVDGEAVDLPGFGDSPPPDDGDYSILAHARAVIRLLEASGRGPVHLFGNSLGGAVSTRVAATRPDLVRTLTLVSPALPELRIQRTAVPTGLLAVPGVAALFTRYTREWTAEQRVRGVMGLCYGDPARVSPEGFRHAVEEMERRQRLPYFWDAMTRSARGLVNAYTLGGQHALWRQAERVLAPTLLVYGGRDQLVGYRMAQKAARSFRDSRLLTLPEAGHVAMMEYPETIAHAFRELLADTGESAAAGRSGGAHRAGGAEAAGRTGGTERAGRTGGTERAGRAGGAEGAGPTADPHGDDRAGGGARGAGRTGGAEGAGRAGDPRGDDRAGGGARGDDRAGGAVRADRSGAAESAGS, from the coding sequence ATGTCTTCGACCGAGCTGCCGTCCGTGCCGGCCACCACCGTGCTCCCGAAGGTGTCGCCCGTCCGGGTCGCGGAGGGCGAACGGCTCAGGTCGGTCGGGCTGCCGGGGGTCACTCTGACGGTGCGGTCGAGACCGCCGGCGCGTGAGGGTCTCCCGCCCGCGCTGTACGTCCACGGCCTCGGCGGCTCCTCGCAGAACTGGTCGGCGCTGATGCAGCTGCTCGACGGGTCCGTCGACGGCGAGGCCGTCGATCTGCCGGGCTTCGGCGACTCCCCGCCGCCGGACGACGGCGACTACTCGATCCTGGCGCACGCGCGGGCGGTCATCCGTCTCCTCGAGGCCTCCGGGCGCGGGCCCGTGCACCTCTTCGGCAACTCGCTCGGCGGCGCGGTCTCCACGCGCGTGGCCGCGACGCGCCCTGACCTCGTACGGACGCTGACCCTCGTCTCGCCGGCGCTGCCCGAGCTGCGCATCCAGCGCACGGCGGTGCCGACGGGGCTGCTGGCGGTGCCCGGAGTGGCCGCGCTCTTCACCCGGTACACCAGGGAGTGGACGGCCGAGCAGCGGGTCCGCGGGGTCATGGGGCTCTGTTACGGCGATCCCGCCCGGGTCTCGCCCGAGGGATTCCGGCACGCCGTGGAGGAGATGGAACGGCGGCAGCGGCTGCCGTACTTCTGGGACGCGATGACGCGCTCCGCGCGCGGGCTCGTCAACGCCTACACACTGGGTGGCCAGCACGCGCTGTGGCGCCAGGCGGAACGGGTCCTCGCGCCGACACTCCTCGTCTACGGCGGCCGGGACCAGCTCGTCGGCTACCGCATGGCCCAGAAGGCGGCCCGCTCCTTCCGCGACTCCCGTCTGCTCACCCTGCCGGAGGCGGGGCACGTGGCGATGATGGAATACCCGGAGACGATCGCGCACGCCTTCCGTGAACTCCTCGCGGACACGGGCGAGTCGGCGGCGGCCGGTCGCTCCGGCGGCGCGCACCGGGCCGGTGGCGCGGAGGCAGCGGGCCGGACCGGTGGCACGGAGCGTGCCGGTCGGACCGGTGGCACGGAGCGTGCCGGTCGGGCCGGTGGCGCGGAGGGCGCGGGCCCGACCGCTGATCCGCATGGTGACGATCGGGCCGGTGGTGGCGCGCGTGGTGCCGGCCGTACCGGTGGCGCGGAGGGTGCCGGGCGGGCCGGTGATCCGCGTGGTGACGATCGGGCCGGTGGCGGCGCGCGAGGGGACGACCGGGCCGGTGGTGCCGTGCGCGCGGATCGTTCCGGTGCCGCCGAGAGCGCGGGGAGCTGA